The sequence below is a genomic window from Alistipes sp. ZOR0009.
AAACATCGCGTAAGGTGGTAGAGTATTTAATGGCAAAGGGATTGAAGGTTGTGGCCGTTCGTCACCCAATGCCTTACGGCAATCTTGTAGAGCAAAAGGTGCAACGCTTTGCAACGGTTGAAGATCTTAAAAAACATAAGTGTACGGTAGAAGAAATGGAGGAGTACGAGCCTCACGTAGTTAGAGGAAACGTAATTTATGCAGGCGTAGACTATGAAGCTATCCTCCGGGCAGCAGAAAACGATCCAGATGGCTGCGACGTTATCCTTTGGGATGGTGGAAATAACGACTTCGCCTTCTACAAGCCAGACCTAACTATTACCGTGGCCGACCCACACCGTCCCGGCAACGAGCTAAGCTACTATCCAGGCGAGGTAAACCTTCGCATGGCCGAGGTAGTTGTTATCAATAAGATGGATTCTGCCTCGCCAGAGGGAATTCAAACCGTACGCGAGAGCATCCGTAAAGTAAATCCCAACGCAATTGTTGTAGATGCCGCATCGCCAATTCAGGTAGACAACCCAGAGCTAATCAGAGGCAAGCGCTGCCTAATCGTAGAGGATGGTCCAACATTAACCCACGGGGAGATGAAAATTGGAGCCGGAACCGTTGCCGCACGCAAGTTTGGCGCTTCGGAAGAGGTGGATGCACGTCCATATATCGTTGGAAAGCTTAAGGAAACTTACGCAATCTATCCAAATATTGGCGCGATACTTCCAGCAATGGGTTACAGCGAGCAGCAGCTCAAGGATTTGGAAGAAACAATCAACAATACAAACTGCGACACTGTAATAATAGGTACGCCGATTGATTTACAGCGTATCATAAACATTAAGAAGCCTTGTACACGCGTTTACTACGATTTGGCTGAAATAGGCAAGCCAGATTTGAGTGGTGTACTAAGCCAATTTGTTACCGAGCGAGTAAACAAAAAGGTGATGGCTTAGTGCGTTAGGTTAATAGGGCGAGGCACCGAGAAATCGGTGCCTTTTTTACGACAAACGGCTTAGCATGGGCTACAACGGGTAAATTTTTCGCAACAAATGGCTTTGCAAAGCCACAAATGTCGAAATATACTGCATTGATGGGCTTTGCGAAGGCATAAAGGGTTTTTGAGTTACCTCTTTTTTTATATTTTTATGCAAAACTTGTTAAGGGATGAAACGCACTATTAACCTATACCTATTCTTCCTACTTCTGCTCTCGGGGGTAGGCGTTCAGGCACAAGATTCGTTAAGTATTTCGCCACCTAAAAGGCTAACATCTGATATGATTGCCTTTATTTGGGGAGATACCGTGCGTGTAAACATTCGTAAGGTAGATAAGGAGTATGTAACCTACTCGTTAGAGGGAGAAAGATATCGACAAAAGACACAAAAGACTAATATCACCTCGCTTTTCTACAAAGATGGGCGGGTGGAGAAGTATCCAAACCAAGTTTTTAAAAGAAAATTGAGTGAAGGCGCTTCGAAAATCAAGGTTACGAACTCGGATGAGGATGTGCAGATTTATCGGGAGATAGCAGAGGTGGAGGGACGCTATGTTGGGTACGAAAGCTTTACCTACACCAACTCTTTTTTAGAACGAATGGCAATTGATAACCTAAAGGAGATTGCGTTTAAGAATGATCCGGCTGTGCGGGTGCTGCTAATCAAAAAGGTAAGCATAACTAGAGGATATGGCGAGGGACCGTCGGCCGTGGTAACGGCAGTGGCCTACACCCGATAGCTAGAGAGGCAGCTGCAAAGGGA
It includes:
- a CDS encoding cyclic 2,3-diphosphoglycerate synthase encodes the protein MTKRNVIIIGAAGRDFHNFNTFFRDNEQYNVVAFTAAQIPDIDGRVYPSELAGKLYPAGIPIHQEQDLPKLIKELKADDCVFSYSDVTYNKVMGMSALVNANGANFMLLGPKETMIKSTKPVVAVVATRTGCGKSQTSRKVVEYLMAKGLKVVAVRHPMPYGNLVEQKVQRFATVEDLKKHKCTVEEMEEYEPHVVRGNVIYAGVDYEAILRAAENDPDGCDVILWDGGNNDFAFYKPDLTITVADPHRPGNELSYYPGEVNLRMAEVVVINKMDSASPEGIQTVRESIRKVNPNAIVVDAASPIQVDNPELIRGKRCLIVEDGPTLTHGEMKIGAGTVAARKFGASEEVDARPYIVGKLKETYAIYPNIGAILPAMGYSEQQLKDLEETINNTNCDTVIIGTPIDLQRIINIKKPCTRVYYDLAEIGKPDLSGVLSQFVTERVNKKVMA